A window of Pullulanibacillus sp. KACC 23026 genomic DNA:
TTGACCAGGGACAGCACGAAGCCGCCTCCCCTTGCAAGACCCTGAAATGACCCTCATATTAACTTCCGTCCTTACCTCTTAAGATTCCACTCTATCCTACCATAAATCCCATCAAAGCAAAAACCATCCGTTCTAACCAGAGATGTTGGTACCTCATCAAGAATAGCCTCCTAATCAGCCAATAGAAAAGGCTCGTTACGCCTATTTCGATTAAGCGTAACGAGGATTCGCTATCCTTCGCGAATTCGGCCGGATAGCCGAAATAAGGAAATGACGTTACGCCTATTTCAGTTGAGCGTAACGAGGATTCGCTATCCTTCGCGAATTCGGCCGGAATGCCGAAATAACGGAATGACGTTACACCTATTTCGTTTGAGCGTAACGAGGATTCGCTATCCTTCGCGAATCCGGCCGGAATGACGAAATAAGGGAATGGCGTTACGCCTATTTCGTTTGAGCGTAACAAGCATTCGCTATCCTCCGCGAATCCGGCCGGATAGCCGAAATAAGGGAATGGCGTTACGCCTATTTCGGTTGAGCGTAACGAGAATACACTATCCGCCACAAATCCGGCCGGAATGCCGAAATAACGGAATGTCGTTACGCCTATTTCGGTTGAGCGTAACGAGCATTCGCTATCCGCCGCGAATCCGGCCGGATAGCCGAAATAAGGAAATGACGTTACGCCTATTTCAGTTGAGCGTAACGAGGATTCACTATCCGCCACAAATCCGGCCGGATAGCCGAAATAAGGAAATGACGTTACGCCTATTTCAGTTGAGCGTAACGAGGATTCGCTATCCTTCGCGAATTCGGCCGGAATGCCGAAATAAGGGAATGATGTTACGCCTATTTCGGTTGAGCGTAACGAGAATACACTATCCGCCACAAATCCGGCCGGATAGCCGAAATAAGGAAATGACGTTACGCCTATTTCGGTTGAGCGTAACGAGGATTCGCTATCCTTCGCGAATCCGGCCGGAATGCCGAAATAACGGAATGACGTTATGCCTATTTCGATTGAGCGTAACGAGAATACACTATCCGCCACAAATCCGGCCGGATAGCCGAAATAAGGGAATGGCGTTACGCCTATTTCGGTTGAGCGTAACGAGAATACACTATCCGCCACAAATCCGGCCGGATAGCCGAAATAAGGAAATGACGTTACGCCTATTTCGGTTGAGCGTAACGAGGATTCGCTATGACTCATAAACCGAGTCAAAACGGCGCATTTCTGTGAAAATAGCGTATCATCGTTACATCTATTCTTGAAATCCGCCTCACAATCAGCTAATAGAGAAGGCTCGTTACACTTATATCAATTAGACGTAACCTGATTACGTTATTTGTCTACCGTTGGACTTTTCGAAGGGGTAGCCCCACACAATGCGTTTGTTTTACGGTGCCGCCACCAGAAAATTCAATAGCCTTTACCGCCCTCATCCAAATTGGACTTATTTTCAGGGCAGGCATTACTAAAGCCCATGCCTTCCAAGCCTTTTCCTTCATTTTAAAAAATTGTTCTTTTTTCAGGTATAGGTTCTTTATAGTTCGCTCATACTGTAGAAGACAACATCAAGTCGATGTTGTTCCAACCGCGGAGACTTACGTTTCCCCATAAGTTTTTCCGCCGGTTTCTCCTCTCCCATTGTCTTGGCATACTCGGTATGCGTAAAGACACCCGCAGGTTAGACCTGCGGGTTTTTTTATGTCCGTATGTGGTTAGTTAACTTTTTAACTTGGTAAAAGGGTTAACGGATCTTCGAGGTCATATGGATTTCCATACTGATCCTTCCCCTTTTTCTTAGAATACTCTCTTTTAATTTCATGAAGAAAAGAGACGTCAACCCGTTTAACGAACCTCAGCTTTTCAAGACGTTTGATGATCTCGTCTCGTTCGTCTAAATCGCAATACATGGATACATATTTGAGACGCCGTGAATAATAATAAATACTCCCAAAACGCCTTAAAGCTTTAATATTCTTAGTACTGTGCAGCCACACAATAATACCCGAACGCTCTTTCACGAGAACCTCCCCATAACGTCTTTTTATCAGACTCTGCAATTATGTGCAAAAGGGTCTTGACTAATTGAAAGTCTAACATACCGCTCTTTTTTCCTCAAGAACTGTTTTTTTGCCCTAAGAGCGCTTTCCAGTTATCCGCTTTCATTATTTATGTAAAAATAAATTTGGCAGCGAATCATTCACTTGTTTTTTCTTAAGTCACCTAAGGCTAATTTTTCATAAAATAAGCTGTTTTCGTAAACTTTGTGTTTTTGCTTAATGCAAAAACACTCGCTTGCCGCGGTAATCCGCAAGAGCCTCCTCGGATTACTTCCTACGGGGTTTCGCGCTGGCTTGCTGTTCCCGCAGGCGTCTCGGGAATGGTCGCCCCTTTTTTTCCCAATAGCAACAATCTTATAGAAAAGGGCTAAAATAAACAAAAGGAGAGACAACTCGTCCCTCCTTCATCTTATTATAAAGCGGTCACCGTAGATGTTAAAGACGCCCTGTCTTTTCAGTGGCAGAATGTCTTAACCCGCCTCATTCCTTAATGACAGCCGCAAGCACCGCCCGTTGAACAGCCGCCACTGCAGCCACGGTCAAAGAATGGATCACCTGTTGGGACCTTAATCGACGGAGAAACGGCTCCAGCAATGGACAAACTTATATCATTTAAAAGGCTCTCGAGTTCAGCCTCAGCCTGCTTATACTCAGCAATGATGTCGTTCAGGTCAACATCTCGTTTGACCTCCATCATCTCTTGAATAACCTCATGATAATCGGGGTGATATTTACCAAAACGCTGGACTTCATCATACCGCTCTCGCAGTTTAACAAATCGGCGAAGAAGGGAAATCGCCTGTTGGTCCTGTTCCAGCCGTTTCTTGGATTCCTTATATCGTTCAAATGGCTCGGATTGTCTTAACATCTCAACAAGACCATCTGTATAATCAAATAAAGTAACTGTATCTAAAACTGCTGTCAAAGCTGTCACCTCCTCTCCTTAGTTTAACACGTTCTGCTGACATTGTAGAGTCTGATCTTCCAAAAGCAAAAGACCAGCCCATCCGCTAGGCCGGTCTTTTAACTGTTTTCTTCATTTTGCATGCTCGCAAGTTCAAGCATCATATTTATCATTCCGAGTCCTTGACTAATTCTCTCGATCCTTTTTGAGAACGATTTTCCATAAAAGTCATTCGCCTGAGACTCCATTTCAGAGAGTAAGTGCGGTTGCCGCGCTAATTTCTTGTACCATATTGGATGCAGGCGTATAAATTGCTTTAATTCTGGGTCTTGATCCAGCCTGTAAATCACTTCTCTTCTCATTCACGATCAGTCCCTATTATAGAATGAGTAATTAGGTCCCGGATTAAATGGAGTGAAGGCTCCCGGGCCTTGAGTTTGACCTTGGCCCATGCCATTCATCATCCCAGGTCCCATCGGATTCATCGGCCCTTGCTGCATGGAACCCGTATTCGCGGATTGACTGTTCGTTGAAGACGTAAAGGAACCAATAAAACTTGAAAGGGTCGTCAAAGCACTGTCGACTTGTTTCAACTTTTCTTGTAAGTCCTCTGGGTCAATTTGGTTGAGAATGCCCATTAATTTCGACAAATCCGTCCCTGATCCCGTACCAAAATTAAACAATTTCCGTTCCTGACCTGTTGATTTTATCGTAATACCGTATTCCTTCCAAAACTCTTTATCTTCTCCATACAACACCCATTCTTCAAAAAGATCTTGCCAAGAAAGGTCATTTTCCCGTTTCACTTTGGCTAAACTTGGATATTTCTTAACAAAGGCTTTAAAGTCGTCAACCGCCTTCTTTGTCGTCTTTACCATTTCAAATCACCCTACTTTTTGATAAATGCCTATTATTAATATAAGCAAGACCTTCAAAAGTGTGCGAAAACTGCCATCTTGAAGCTTCCATCTTAGAATCCTCGTGCAGGTCTGCAGCTGGCACCAAAGCGTTGGCCCTGTTGCCCTTATACTTAGTTTGTTCCTTGCCAAAATTTCCTTAATGTATAAAAAGTTACGAAAATCACCTGAAACGTTCTTCCATCTGTAACTAAGGGAAGACAAATGGGAAAGTGCCCCTTCATTGTTTTCCTAAGAGTCTATTGATAAACTAAAAAGAAAAGACAATTGGCTGGAGGTGGAGATTAAATGGAAACAAAAAGAGAAGCCTTATTGCAACAGTTCCAACACTTTCTAGAAACCGCTTCCGATGCTTCATTGGATGCCGTATCCGCTTGTATTCAAGGGGCCGAGCAAAAGGATGCGGATCTGACCCATACTTATATCAATGGCCTTCTTAACTATCAAGGAAAACTAACCGAGAGTGACGGTTATAAAGCCTCTATTACTTTAAATCCCTTCACTCTGAACACATTAAATATTACTCATGGAGGCATACTGGCTACTTTTGCTGATACCGTTATGGGGACCCATGTCTTCCAGTTACTTCCCGATAATCAAGCTGCGGTTACTTCCGAAATGAGCATTCATTTCATAGCCCCAGCATTGGGGGAGCAGCTTCACGCCAGTTCAGAGGTTGTTCACAGAGGAAACCGCCTTTGTGTAATGGATTGTAAAATTAAAGACGATAAAGGAAAGCTTGTTGCAACATCGACAGGGTCCTTTTTTATTATTAAGCGAAAAAACTAATGAGAAGAGACTGGGACAGACGTAGTTTACGAATAGAAAAACCGAACTTATTCACCCCTTTTCAACGTGATGGGTTCGGTTTTTCATTGATAAAAGTAATAAATACGTCGCTTTCCGCGGGGGCTTCAGACATGTGCTGTTCCCACAGGCGTCTCCGTATTTTGACTACGCTTCCTATTTGTTTCTGTCCTTATAAACCATTTAAGGATGACAAAAGGCACTCACTTCACTGAATGAGTGCCTTTTGTCTACAATCTGAAAGCCTCTGCGTTAGAGGGGCTTTCTTAGTTCTTCGACATAAAGTTTGAAATCCCCTATATGCTCATTTATTATTGCTTCAAGTATATCTATATTTAATCGTTGATAGTCGTGAATAGCGATATTTCGAAAACCGACCATGGATTTCATGCTTTTTGATAATTCAACAGATAAAAGGTCATTTTGAACAAGTAAATCGAAGGCTTCTCTAGACGATTTCAAACTAGCTTCAAGCTTTGTCTATCAAAACTTCTTCTGGGATGTGCTCTATCGAATACAAAAACTACAGATTGAATGAGTTTCATCACAAATTTCAACTACCCAGCGGAATTGGCGAGACTCCTGCGGGAAAAGCAACAGCTGAAGACCCTGCAGGAAGTGCTTTTCTTCCGAGGAGGCTGAAGCGTTGCCCGCGGAAAGCGAGTCTATTTCCGCTTTCATAAATGACACCGATCCAAGAAAAATGGCCTAAGAAACACGGGAGAAATCTGCCCCCAAAAAGAAGATGCATCTTGGTTCAGACTCATTTTAATTGGGAGTTTGACCTCTTTTTTATCAGAGTAGATGAGATCAATGCGTACTGTTACATCGCCATTGACTCCCCCTTTGGTCGAAAGAATTCCCACCCTTTGGAGTGTCCAATTTCTTGTCAGCTTTCTCATTATATTTTCTAATACCTATTTTTTTGGGGGTTTGAATAGGAAAAGACGTCCCTTGATATAACCTCTGTATCAAACGATTTAATCAAGAGATCGTGCAAATGATGTCTCCATTCAATAACCTCTGGCAGAATCGACTGTGCCCTCTCCACTAGTGTCTCTCAATTTATGCCCATTTATTTTTAAAACGGTCGAACAAAGTCCTGTGTGTAATAATCGTGATAAACGCCTGGCCCCAATTCTGTGAAATCAGGGTGAAGCAAATTTTTCCGATGCTCTTCACTATTCAGCCAGCCGATCGTAGCCGAAATGCCGTCTTCATAATGGGCAGCGATATTCTCTCCAGCTAATTGAAAGTTAATGTTCTGTTTTTTAAGCCGATCCGTCAAGTTCCCTTGCCACTTTGAATCATGAGAAAAATAGTTTTTAATATCCATTTCCTGACTATGTAGATAAGCCGCCTTTTCTGCTTGAGGGGACCACTTTAAAGTTTGAACCTTATACCTCACTCTAAGGACATTTGAAATCGCCCAAATTTCCTTTTCTTCCGCTCGATCAATGTCTTCCCAATCCTTGGAGGTTAAGGAGGGTGCTTTTGGCAACACACCTTGATATTCCATGTTAAAAGGCCTTTGCTCAATTAACACTTGAGGGGTCACATAACGAATACTCGTTAACTTTCCTGTAAATTGATCGATATAGAGCTCCGCCCAATTGCTTCCAACTTGAACGAGCGGTCTTGTATCCAGATCATCCTGCTGAAGCTCAAAGGTTACTTGAACGTCTTTAGCTTGGATCGTTGGCGTTTGGGATACTTTAATTGAGTGAGGCAAGGAAGAACCAATAGCAAAAGGAGCCGTTTTCAAGTTCTTACCAAGCGCATAGATCGTGACAACCCGATTATTCGCAATCCCAATCTGTAGATAGGATTCACTGCCTTCTCCGTATATCCACCATTCATAACCAAAAGGAGTGGGATCTTTCCGTGATGGCTTGCCAAAAACATTAAGTATTTTAGCAGTAGATTGGTTTAAATAGGTACTCATCTCATCAGAATGAATAACCGTAGCAGACTTATTGACATTATGGCTCCCCAATTGTGTTCCTGCTTCGTTTAATGGAGGGACAACGTTTTTGAAGCCGCCCATATTTTTATACAGAAAAGCCGCTGCAAAAATGAAACAAGCGAGAACAAGGAACGAGCGGTTAAAATAAGAAAACACCAACATCCTCCTTTTAATCCCTTATCATATAAGGGAGAGAATTACAACTATTCAAGTAATTGAAAAAGCACCAAGAACAAGCTTGATGCCTTTTTTAGTTTAGCAGATATGCGTTGACTCTTGAAGCAGAATGGCTCTCTTCCTGCTTCTTACAGAGTTATGGATGAATAAACATCTCTGACCAATAGTACCCATAGCTTCCGCCTTCAGCGAAGCCAACTCCTATATTGGTATACTTGGTGCTTAAGATATTAGCTCGATGACCGGCACTGTTCATCCAGGCATTCACGACAGCCTGCGGGGTCTCCTGACCGCCTGCAATATTTTCTGCTGCTGCTGTATACGACAGACCAAAATCTGTGATCATGGTAAAGGGAGACCCATAAGTAGGAGAAGTGTGAGAGAAATAATGATTATCTCGCATATCCATCGCTTTATACCTTGCAACTCTTGAAAGCTGCCAATCTGCTTTTAAAGCAGGAAGTCCCCTTTTTGTGCGTTCAGCATTTGTTAGATTTATAACTTGGTTCTCAAAACTTTTTATAGCCGTAAGTTTAGGAACATTAATTTTTTCACCCGGATAAATTAAATGAGGGTTATCAATCTGTGGATTGGCCTGAATCAACTCGCTTAACCCCACTTGGTATTTGTTCGCAATCTTCCATAGAGAATCACCTGTTTGAACGATATAAGCTGTGGTCGTCCCAGCTTCTGCCTTAGCTTCCTTTGGGTGAAAAGCCCCCATCCAAATCATTAAGCTTCCTACAAATAACCCTAATATGATGAATTGCCTCATTTTAGTTAAATGGCCTCCTCCTGCCAATCTGTATCCCTAGTTTTTCCAAACTTAGTCCATTTCATAATGGCAGGAGTCAGTATAGCGCGTGTTCTGTAAAGTTGAGCCCATGTTGGTTCGTTTTTTATATTGATCGATTAATGAATCTTTCACACAAAATGCCGTTATTTCATTGCAATTCTAAATTAGACAGACTATTATTAAAATTGGGTAAGTGTTTACAAGAACATAAATAGGAGGCAAGGATCATGCGTTTTGAAGAGACCAAAATTGAAAGCGTTGAAATTTCATTTCCTATTCTTGAACACGTTATGAAAATGGCGGGAATGATTCGCGGCGGAGCATGGGATTATAGGCATGTCACCTATGACTTTAAATTTGAATTTGCTCATGACGGCAGCGTTTACTATTTTAGAATTCCTGGTACGGCCATCCAAAACCGGATTGAAGAACGCGATTGTGTGGTCAAATTAGGAACCCCTTATGTTGGCCGCCATTATTATCCTCACGGGATCGAATATAATGAAATTTTTCCAGAGAATGTCCTTGAAAAATGCAAAGACCGAATTCATATCATTGAAGAGGCTCTAACAGAACTTCAATCAAACGCTACGCACTCATGATTTTTTACTTTGTTTTAAATAACGAAGAGGCTGCCCTAAAGCTTACATTTTAGGAGCAGCCTCTCTTTATTTTATAGAAATAAACTCATATAAAATTCATCTACATAGTCCTGATCCACTCGAACAGCCTTTCTTCGTGTACCCTCAACTGAAAAGCCAGCCCGTCCAAACAACCAAAGTGCCTTCTTATTTGGAGCCATAACGGTCACTTCCAAGCGCCTAATCTGTTGGTCTTTCGCATAAGAAATGGCTTTATTGATCAGTTCTCTGCCATACCCTCTACCATGGTACTTTTCTAAAATGCCAATCATCAGCTGTGCCCGGTGAGCGATTTGTTCATGGGAATGCCGCACAATGGCGACAAAACCAATGAGAGACTCCTCCTCCACCAATCCAAAAATAGGATTGACTCGCCCTGTTCCATCAGATGAATCTGCAAAGAAAGAAGGGCTGTCGATGGCCCAAAAATGACTCTCTTGATCTAGTCGCTTCAAAAGCTCAACATAATCGTTCTGCTCATTTGGTTTGAGCTCTCTAATCACCAAGTATCACCTCTTGTCATTAATCGAATACATTCTTTTTAGATACGATTGTCCTTTCCCATCCTATGCAATAAATTGAAAGATAGACTATTATTGAATGGGCTGCATCATTTAGCTCGCCCACAATACCATTAAAAAGAAGCGATTGTCCTATTGAACAATCGCCCCACAAAAAATAGCTTTCCTATTTAAGAAAGGTTCGGGAATCACAATCCTTCAAAACTTATTCCTGCGCTACCTTCCTCACGAATAATGACTTATTTTTTAAAACAATTCTACTTACAGCGGCTAATAACAGCGCTGAGATCGCGAAAACAACTCGGATTCCTAACCAATCCGACAGGAATCCCATTGCGAGGGAACTGACTCCAAAAGCGCCTGTTCCAATAGCACTTAATGACGTATACACGGTTGATAATTGTTCTTTGGGGACACTTGTTTGGATAGCTGTCTGTTGCGGTATCGTTTTTAGTTGCCCAAAGATCCCGACACAGAAAGACAACATTAAGGCTATCATTGGAAATTTATTTAAACTAAACATTAACGTCACGACAAAACTAACAGTTGAGCCGACCAAAATAAATGTGCTTATTTTTTTCTCAACAAAAGAAGAATATCTGACACAATAAACGCTTCCAAAAATGAGCCCTAAAAAGAAGGCACCGTTTATGAATCCCCACCACTTTTGGTCAACGTGTAAAGCCTCTCTTACAAAAACTAAAAGAATGGCAGCCATCCATACCGTTCCTGCCATATTTTCTAGAAGTTCCATTAGAGCAACCGTTTTCAGCAACGGGATTTGAACTAAAGTTTTCCATCCTTCTTTTAATGGCTCAAATGTTCCTACCGTTCTATTCGTTTGGTGACTTACATTGTCTAAAAAACCTAACAGAATACTGGATAAACCAAATAAACCGGCAACTCCCATTATGAGGTGCAAAGAACCTAAAACAAGTAACAAAAAACTCCCGACGAACCACATAACCGTTTGAATGACTTGAGTCGTTGTCTCCGATAGACCATTCGCTTGAACTAAATGTTCTAGTTCCACATAATGCGGAATCAATGTTTGTTTGATTGGATTCGCACAACCGTCAAGAAAAGCAATCAACGCAATAATTAAGAAGATCCAGTAAAAGTTGGATACGGTGACTCCAATTAACACAAAACTTAAAACAACAATCAAAACAGTTTTTCCAACTTGTGAACCCGCGATTAACCATTTTAAATTCACTTTACCGATCAAAAGAGGTGTCAGGAGGTTCGACGAGAACATAGACAATGTAACCGTAAACGGAACAAAAGACGAGACTGCCGCAGAACCCGTTAAAACAAAAATCTTACTAATAACAGCTACCATATACAATACATCGCCAATAGTTGCGATCGCCTGACCCACAAGTAATAAAGAAAAATTTTTATTCAATTTTACATCCCCCACTATTTCAATTGAATCTTAGCTTGAAATGGGGAATGATTAAATTGGCCTGTTCATCGAATGTTAGCCCCTTTCATAGATCGGATAAACCTGGGGGATGTAGATTTATCACATTCGTTTGCAGTCCATTTTTTCTGTCTGACGGACTAATCAGAGATTTATTTTAATTTTAACACTATTTACCTTATGGATAGGACATAAAAATGAATTGCTTATTTAAGTTATCCTTATGTTAAATAAGCGATGACGACACTTTTGTTAACCTATTGGATCCGTTTGTTTAATAAGACGTTTAATTATGCTTCTTTGATTTTAAAGAAAATGTTTCTTTGTATTTGTTATCCCATTTGATAGTTACGTTAAATACTGTGCTTGCTTTTGTTGTCGCAATACCACTGCCGGACTCATTTATTTTTATTGTTGAACCCGTATGAGAGTCTTCTTTAAGTACAGGATGACCATTGCCACCAGAAACATCAACCTCTAAATTTTTAAATGTTGGCTTACCGCCGTCATTAAATGTAAAAGTAAAAGTCCCATCCTCGTTATTCCCACCAGCATTTGTAGTGTACGCTCCTTTCCAATGATTACTTTCTCCTGTAAACAGTAAGGATTGCCCACCATTACAGGCTGTTAGCATTGAAATTACCATTAATGAACATATAGTAATAAGTACCTTTATCACTAAGTTTCCTCCCCGTTTAATTAAACTGTTCTTCCAATAACTGACCTATAGGTGAATAAGCGACGGTGACCGTCTTATTCAGCAATTCGTAACTTAAGTGCATATTTTCACACTATCATGATTCACCTTCAAATATAATATAAGATAGCTTAAAGCTACTTGAAAATGTCAAATCTAATTTCAATTATCCTTAGTTTTATGAATATATTCATCAATTACCTTTTTGAGGTAAGGGTTATTTGTGTAACGTCTATAAAAATGAATCGATTTCGACCAAATTTTCACACCATCCTTCTGAATACATACTCGATCTGGGTCTTTATTTAGATAATTGATTTGGTCAGAAGACATTAAGTGTATCTCCAAATCATTAATATAAAATCTGAAATGATAAAAACCGTTTTTCTGGCTTATAGATGTTGGACTGTATTTTCCAAAAACTCTAAAGGCAATTTCATAACAATCCCATTGAATCATAATATCCAAATCTTCCATATCAAAATTATCAATTCCGTTCACAAAAAGTGAAGTTGAGGCATCAAAACTATATGTGATGTTATTCTCATCTAATTCATTGACTAATCCAAAGATTATTTTCCACCATTGGTTTGATTTTGTAACCAAATCATTTCTCACTCCTTTTAAACCTGAACCGTTGAATACGAAACTCAAATAATTACTTATTACATAAAAGCATCCGTTCATAAAAGAAAAAAATTTAAAAGTTAATTTTGTCGAATATGATTTGTTCCACTAAAAAAATGAAGATGGCAACACAGTACCATAAAACGGGATGAATGTTCTTTTTTAAAAACTGGATTTTCGTTCTGAAGGTAAAGTATTTGTTGAATAAAACAAAGAATGTTACTCCACCAATAAACAAGATTACAGCGCCTAAGAACCAGTTTAAACTTGGAATTAACAACGCAAACAATTGCCCGATAATGCAGCCAATTAAAATACCGGCAAGACCACCAATCTCCAAATCTTTCTCCCCTTTGATTCTCAGATTAAAAGAAAATTATTCTTATGGGTCTAAAGAGACTTTTTTATAATCCTTACCGTTAGCGAAGCACCCGAATATTCTATATTTTTAACATAGCACTATTTTCCTTTTTATGGTCAAAAAAATGAAAAGCGCCTCTTCATATATATTGAAAAAACGCTTCCTTATGAAAAAAATCACTTCCACATTAAGTTAATAATGGCCATATTATAACAATGGGAAAAGCAATAGGGTTTCAATATCCTCGAACAATTTTAGAAGTTAAGTCCATGAATTCTTCCGCATCTTTTACGCATAATTCCATTCCTTTTTCCCAGAATTCTTCTGAAGTAATATCTTCCCCTAGATGTTCCATAACTAAATCTTCCACAGCCATACTCCCCGAATCACGAAGTAAGATCAAATAATCTTTCTCAAAGTCTTTTCCTTTCTCCTTTGCCTTTGCATAAATTCCCAATGCAAATAAATACCCAAAAGTATAGGGGAAATTATAAAAAGGCGATTGAGTAAGATAATAATGCGGAGTCCAAACCCAAGAATAAATGGAAGGTTGTTCTAGTGATCCAGCATACGCCTCATTTATGGATTCTTCCATTAACTGATTTAGTCGTTCGGCTGAAACCATACCTTCATTACGTTCCTTATAAAGTCTCTTTTCAAATAAGAATCTCGAATGGATATTCATAAAGTTCATTACACTGCGTTTTAATTTTTCATCCAGTATAAATAATTGTTCTTTTTTTGAATTCGCCTTTTTCATAGCTGCATCAAAAACAATCATTTCAGAGAAAGTTGAAGCAGTTTCAGCAATACTTAACGGATAACGCTTGTTCAACCCATTTACAGACTTCATGGCATGATTATGAAAAGCGTGGCCGAGCTCATGAACAAGAGTTAACACATTTAAAAAAGTGCCACTAAATGTCATAAAGACTCTTGATTCACCTGTGAGTGGAAAACCAGCACAGAAAGGAATAGCGGACTTATTAGGTCGATCTGCGGCTTCTATCCAACCTTCTGAAAAAGCTTGTCTAGCAAAGCCTTCTAACTCAGTTCCAAACTGACTAAAATGTTCCAGAATAAGCGCAACCGCTTTCTCGAATTTTAGCTCTTGATTACTTTGTGTAACTGGAGCCCAAAAGTTATAGGCCTTCATACTTGATCCACCTATCAATTCAGCTTTTCGTTTCAAGTAATTCGAGAAAGGTTGTTTATGTTTATTAATTACATTCCACATCGTATTCAGCGTCTCTTCCTTCATTCTGTTCTTTTTCAAAGGCTCTTCTAATGCACTTTTTATCCCGCGTTTTTTATTTACTTGTATACGAAAACCCGTAATGTGATTTATTATTTTACTAAATAATTGTTCTTTCTCTTTCCAAGTAGATTCTAATACATAATGAGCTTCTTTGCGCACTTCTTCATTATGGTGCGACCGCAAGTTAATGGCTTGTCCAACTGATAGACTTTCTATTTTGCCATTAATTTGAATATTTACGTTAATGCTACTTACTAGATCATTATAAAAATGTCCCCAGGCATGGTACCCATCACCCATTAAATCAGAAATTAAATTTAGCTCTTCATCTGACAAATACCTATCTGCATTTTCACGCCATTCGTTTAGAATAAATCTATATTCTTGTAATTCTTCGGCTTCAAGTATATTTTTCCAAACATCTTCATTAGTATTTGTTAATATCTTCTTTACTATCGATAATTGTTTTTCAAAACGGGATTCTTCTTGACCAACATTTCCTCGTAAGAAGCCAGCATCTTGATCCTTTGGATTTTCTGCAAGGAGACAGGTGATAAACGAATTAGCTTGTGATAAGTACAAGCTAATGTTTCCGATGCTTTCAACTAAATGGACTACTTTAAAGTTTTCATTTGATGAAAGTGGCGTAATCATCAATGATTTAACACTATCTTCTAATTCATTCACAAGAGATTCTATTCGATTGATATGATTTAAAAATTGACTTG
This region includes:
- a CDS encoding MFS transporter, whose amino-acid sequence is MNKNFSLLLVGQAIATIGDVLYMVAVISKIFVLTGSAAVSSFVPFTVTLSMFSSNLLTPLLIGKVNLKWLIAGSQVGKTVLIVVLSFVLIGVTVSNFYWIFLIIALIAFLDGCANPIKQTLIPHYVELEHLVQANGLSETTTQVIQTVMWFVGSFLLLVLGSLHLIMGVAGLFGLSSILLGFLDNVSHQTNRTVGTFEPLKEGWKTLVQIPLLKTVALMELLENMAGTVWMAAILLVFVREALHVDQKWWGFINGAFFLGLIFGSVYCVRYSSFVEKKISTFILVGSTVSFVVTLMFSLNKFPMIALMLSFCVGIFGQLKTIPQQTAIQTSVPKEQLSTVYTSLSAIGTGAFGVSSLAMGFLSDWLGIRVVFAISALLLAAVSRIVLKNKSLFVRKVAQE
- a CDS encoding M3 family oligoendopeptidase, with protein sequence MEKIGYSKMWNLDKVFMGGSKSSQFLNHINRIESLVNELEDSVKSLMITPLSSNENFKVVHLVESIGNISLYLSQANSFITCLLAENPKDQDAGFLRGNVGQEESRFEKQLSIVKKILTNTNEDVWKNILEAEELQEYRFILNEWRENADRYLSDEELNLISDLMGDGYHAWGHFYNDLVSSINVNIQINGKIESLSVGQAINLRSHHNEEVRKEAHYVLESTWKEKEQLFSKIINHITGFRIQVNKKRGIKSALEEPLKKNRMKEETLNTMWNVINKHKQPFSNYLKRKAELIGGSSMKAYNFWAPVTQSNQELKFEKAVALILEHFSQFGTELEGFARQAFSEGWIEAADRPNKSAIPFCAGFPLTGESRVFMTFSGTFLNVLTLVHELGHAFHNHAMKSVNGLNKRYPLSIAETASTFSEMIVFDAAMKKANSKKEQLFILDEKLKRSVMNFMNIHSRFLFEKRLYKERNEGMVSAERLNQLMEESINEAYAGSLEQPSIYSWVWTPHYYLTQSPFYNFPYTFGYLFALGIYAKAKEKGKDFEKDYLILLRDSGSMAVEDLVMEHLGEDITSEEFWEKGMELCVKDAEEFMDLTSKIVRGY